Genomic DNA from Elgaria multicarinata webbii isolate HBS135686 ecotype San Diego chromosome 2, rElgMul1.1.pri, whole genome shotgun sequence:
AAGTTTCTAAAGTCATCCCTTAATGGCTGGTGGTTACAGCTGCTGTTGAtttcagtagtgtgtgtgtgcccTGCCGTTCCAATATAAAGACTGTAAGAAGGTATCTCTGTTCTGAATAAGAGCTAAGAAGATTTTGATCATTCCCTTTAAACAGTGAGAGCTCCACTCCCTATGAGGCCCTTTTCCCAATATCCACCTCCAAGGCCTGGATATTTTTCGCCGCTGCCACCTGATAACAGAAATGAACTGCCTGCTGAGCCAACACATCTATCAACTGTTTCTTCTACAGATCAAGAATTGCAGCAAGAAACTTGATTCTAATTTAAAGCAATTCTATCCTTTTCTCTAAACTCAATTATTTGCTGTTAAGTAACTGTTGTTACGTAAGCATTTTATTATTGCTCAAATTGAAGCCTAATAGAATAATTCTCAGGAGAGTGTTCTGTAAATAATGGTTTAACTGTGAATAAATTGATCATCATTGTACAGCAgcaacttttaaattattttaaatttgcatattaaATGTAAACCTTAGTCCCAAGTAACTACTTCAGTTGTTTTTGGACACATCTGGTCTCATAGAAAATCATTGCATGTGAAGAGAATACTTGTTGAAAACGGCAGTTGTGAGAAAAATattaaaagattttaataattTGTGGTATTTTGACTATTTAACAAATGTGTCCTGCCTCTTTTCTTTCAATTTTGAAGGTAAATCTCATGGTATTCCTTAGAGGTTCCATACTTTCTCATGGTCTGCATATCCACTGGTATTGTAAATACTGAAGACTACTCCCACATTCTTCTTAGTAACATTTAATGTTTTGGGTTATTTAATTCTTCAGAGATAAGGCAATTCTCTCACGGTATCACTGAAATAGAAGACTGCTTACATGTATTCTTTTAGTAATAATATTAGAAAAATGACTTTCAACTGCTCTACAACTTCATCCTCCTATAAGCAATGCCCCATTACTATGGCCAGctggatgcctatgggaagcccacaagcagagcatgagtgcaatagcactctcctgctcATGTTACCTAGCAACTGGTAGTGAGAGGCattctgtctctgatactggggaAAATATATAgcaatcatgactagtagccactgatagctttgtCCTATATggttgataattttatctttaataacccTTTCCAACCTCAGTCGCATGAGAGGGTGGGAGAtctggtacactccagatgttctaaattccaactcccataagctcaGTCAATATTGGCAATGGCCAAGGATTGTGTGGATTGTTGTCCAAAGCCTCTGGAGGGTACTGGATTGCCTACCTCTGCTATAAATTCTCAAAACAGTAGATACTGTATTTTGCAAAATAAATTCATAAGTGTGTCTAGAATTCTTTACTTTTGACCTATGGTCAAAatagccttggctattgggtggtatagaactgaaataaataaaatacgtaTTTGTGTTTTTCCCACTTATGCTATTGCAAATTTGGAATTCATTGGAATGTAAGGAAAAGGGGGGCACTAGAATATAAGTGCCCCAATTTTAGTACACAATTTACTGTACCTCTAGGTTATCAATTAATTTTGAAACAGAACCAGCTTCTCATTCATGGTGTTTAACAGGTGACCTTCAACAGACCATAATTTGTCTGAATCTTGGAGAGTTGCTGTTATTCCTATTTCTGTGGTTGTCTtaattatatatgtattttcaGATCTCACCTGTTAAAAGAATATTGAGgtttgtggggggtgggcagtATACTCAAACTTGTGAAGTACTTGGAATTAAAAAATGAGgaattagaaaagaaattacaAAGTACTTCAGAAAACTAATACAGAGAATATGTATGGTAATGGCAAGAGGAGCATGGATGTTTGAATAGAAGCATTGAAAAACACTGCCTTTGTTTCCTTCATGCATTGGTGTTAAGAGAGTTGACAAATTTTGTTCAGAATTTCCAGTGTTTGCTCTAAAGCAATTACACCTAttatcttattttaaaacaaacacaccaaaATGGTCAACATTCTGGGTTAAAGTTTGATCTGGATTTAGATATGTGCAACTGGGGTGGTGGAAACAAATTTCACCACCCACTCCCTTCCCATTGCAGCACCTGAAAATGTTATACAAAGCGCTAGGGGGAACCTGCTGGATGGGGCAGGCTGAAGTGCAGAGGTGTTGTccaaaaattgggcagaggcaccttctatGAATGGAGCTCTGCAGTGACTTAACTCAGGTTATGGGCAACCCCCTTTCACCCTCAGCACCACATCCTGCCCTATTCAGCAAAGTTCCCGTacactctgtgtagcatttggcGTGGATGGGTTGAGGGGTTGCTTTGGGGACATCTGTTTTTGCCAGCACAATTGCACACAAgtaaatatggatccaaccccCTATTTTAAGTGATTCCACAAATTACATTACAGTCTGGCTATGCAGTTTTCTAGACTTTTAGGTAATACCATTGTGAGAAAACAACCTCCCTAAGATCTTGTGTAAAGTCTggcctacacatgcagcagagtgAGATAGCAGAGTGGACTGTGGTACTTTGCTGAAGGTGGGGAAAGCCTTTTTTAGGGCTATGCTTTGTTACAGTGCCATGTGGTGGAGTTtacattgctactgtttttagtTTAAAAGTTGTTCATTAAACATGTAAATCATTGTATgctatttttaacatttgtaagccactttggcaGGGCTGTGTCCTGAAATGCAGGTTGAACGTTCCATTAATAAATGACACTGTACTGGGATTATAATATGCTAAGCATAATTCAGTAAGTTAGTCACCCAAGGAACTCAGTCATAAATAACTCTTTTACTGCATTGTGCCCAGTAGCCACAACCACGCAATTGGCTTAATAGCACTGAACTCTGGGCTGGACTGAGGCCCTCATCAGTGAAAACTCCTCATCTTTGCTAAAGCAGATGTTTCTGTGTACAATCAGATAGCCGGTTGAGTTAGTCTTGCTTTACCTTTCAAGAACAATTGTATTCCCCAGGTATTTTAGGTGATCCATTGTTAGTTTCATTGTTATTTCATgccttctattttttttattgagttggatccagccttagtcatacttggaatagagccactgaaatcaatggaacttaggtTAGTCATTATGAgcttaagacccattgattttaatacaGCTACTCcaaatatgactaagtctggatccaacacaatgtTCTTATATGACATTGGTACAAAAAAGTCTCCTTGGCACAATTTGAGAAAGATGGAAGTTTCTGTGAAGCAAAAAAAACGTTGAATGTTGCCATTACCTACTTTTGATAGCTTTGGCTGCCTAAGTAATACAATGAAAGTTAGAGATTTCACTTTATTCACCAAGTCATGGAGTCTGCTTTCCATGTTTGACTTCCAGCATATCCAACAAGATAAGAAAGATCTACAAATAGTCTACAAGACTATTTAATGCAGCTCAGTGAAGGTGGAAAACAGCAGTGAGAAATGGTGCTTTCTTAAATGTATGAGTTATTTGCTTGCAGTGCATATACCACTGCAAGTAGAATGATGGAAAAGTTAGTACTGAAGTTCTGTCACAGCTGTTATCTCTAGAGTAAAAGCATTCAACCTCATCCTATAATTGCCAAGATCTATGCCTTTCTTCCTGTCCCTTATGTAATCTTTGCTTTCCATCAGTTTTAATGTTTTTCCCTTGTGTTGCACTAGACATAGGCAATCTGAAGTTCAACCTACAGATTTCTACACTTTTCTAGAAGTTTTGTAGTTACAGCATAAGCAGTGCTGATTGACTGGGATTTGTGATGTCAtgatctcccctccccctacTATAAGCCAAGAACTTTAAAGGGCTAGCTTCACATTACATGTGCATAGCTGAGATCCAAAgcaagtttttctttaaaagtgaAAGGCACTTTTAGGAAGTAGAGAAGGGGCAGAAAGAGGGGTTTCCCACCAATTCTCCACTTGCGTCCCAAGAATGGTGGCAGGCCTCAGTTACACATATTTACATGTAACATGAAAATTAGCCCCTTAGTACAATTGATCTAATTGGGGATGTAAAGCACCTGGTTAACTCTCAATGATACCTATAGGTATTTACATTTGGCTGGAATATCTTTAAATGTGTTGTGCTGAGCTGTGAGGAAGTGAAGAGAGAAGCAACAAATTGCAAGGAGAAAATGCAGTTCTTCACATCAAAGATGAACTGCTATTTGTCCATTTTCAACCTCATGGAGTCACCGAGGAAGTACAATATAAAATTCATCAGTAGGTAAAATGTAAAGTCACAAGCTTGATAGGTGTTCAGAGTCTATTTAATAATGGGACATGGATATAAGAACACATTGGATTTTGTTATAAACTATTGTTACGGGAGGGATTTGGGCTTTCTGTGTTCTATACTTCAAGATTTATTTTGCCAGTCTAAGTAAGCAATATCAAATTATGCTAGCTGGTCTGGTCCTTTGTTCAGCTTATTGTTCTAAAATGCTCATAAAAATATAAGCCAAAGAAATTTCCTGTCTGACTTATTTCAGAATTCAAGGCTTTCAGGACTTAAGTAGTTATTTAGCAACAAAAGGTGTGATTTGTCTTATGCTAAAATTATGCcgatataataaaatattttacaatgcttcattttaatgctttattcATTGATTAAAAGAATATACATTTAACATAAACCATACAACATCAGTCATCAAGTCAAACACTCAGCTGGTTTCCTTACATTTTCTGTCAGGAGTTACTTTAATCTGATCACATTTATAAGATAAAATCTCACCACATCTGGCATATACACACACTGTGCCAGTGGATTCACTCTACTGATGTACATATAAAATCCGCATGGTATGTGCTCACTGGAGACAAAACAGCGCACACCTGTCAAAAGGTCATTTTAATATAAGATGGTAAAACCATTTGTAAAACACATATAAACTTTTCCATAAATAGAATCATATCTGGACATCTGTTGCATAAATTGTGTTTTCCAAAGCTtacaatatggcagccaggtctCAGCACTGCTGGGCACCCACGTTGGCCACTTACTTTATTATTGCAGACTGTCCTTTAACATTAAATGCACAACATTCGTACCACTTAAAACTTGGGTCAGGTGGAAGTCTCACAGAGACCACGTCTGTACCGCGGTTGCCCTGAAACAGTTTAAATCGGCTTTTAAAGCCTCTCAGATATAACAAGATTTTAAAACATACTTCATGGAATGTTCTTCATGCATCATAGCAGCTCATACCTGTGATAGAACAAGGTTTGtatctgttttcctttccttcctttacaTTCACTATTCACAGTGAAACAGGTGCATGTTTAAGAGTTCTGAGGTTGCTGACTGAGCCACAGCACAGCTGTGTACCACAGGTCGAAATTCGACCTTATATATTACAATCTAGCAGTATCTGGCTGGCCAAAATTCGGCCTGCCCCTGCCAGCATGTGGGCACTTCTTCATTTTAATCTATTCTTTGGCAGCTGACACAGGCGCTGACAGAGAAAATCCAGTGACTTAGTTGCTAGGGATTTCACGACTAATGTTTGCAAGCAAAGTAGACTTATAAATTTATATCTAAATTATGGTTTTACCCCATCGGAGTGTATAGActtaacatttctttttaaatctgggCCCAAAGCTAACTTATATGGAGAAGCTGACAGACCACGAGAAAAAGAAGCTATAATTCATTTACAATGAAACTACAACTTATAGCTTTCAGAATCAAGTAAACATCTGAAGGAGCTACACAGTGCAAGAGACTACTGCTTCATATTTAAGGAGATTGCAGAGTGGCAATATTTCATGCTTCAGATATTGTACATGAAATCAAAGCAAAGGTTTACAGTAAATGGTATTGAtagtcctgattttttttttcaaaaaaaagcgTAAGTAGCATGCTACCAGTTTACATGACAATGACTGCATTCAAAACCACCGGGCTATGGATAGGAAAAAAGATTTTTGGCTCCTGAGCACAAAAACTCCGACAATAGTAAAATCAGTGAAGTTGCAGAGTTACTTAGTACAAAAAGAAAGTTAGCCGGCAACCTCAGACAACCTTCGGCCACatctgagttttgttttgtttttgtagacAAGTCCATTAACCGTGAAAGCCCTATACGTTGCCACTTTCAGCTTCTAAACCAATACCCGACTACGTTCTTTGATCAAGAAGTAGAATACATATATAATTCTATATAGCTAATACTGATTAAACACAGCACAAGAGGGGTTAATTCACACTACTGAAAAACATAATAGGACCCTACTTGCATATGTAACCACAGGAACTGTAAATAAAGAGAGCTAAATGCCTTCACTGAAGCTTTGCATTTCTCTGTAAAAATGACGAGTTGGCTCAGTAAAGACACTGAGTAATTCTATGTCCATGACTGCATGCCAAGGTCGACCCAATCCAAGGGATACCTGCTCAATGAGATTATGCACTGGATCCACATCTTGATCAGCCAGTTCACCTTGGTCAAAATCAATGCTTTCTTCTGTGACTTCAAGCACTTTCAAATCGGAGCCACGAAGACGAGCAATTGCAATCAGGTTGTGAGCCCAAACAGTATAACCTGAAACATAAATCCagccattattattttattggatttcaaatttcctcctcctctcctccccacccaaaaggTAATTTAACATCTGACAGCTCACAGCTAATAACTCACTATTTATCTCTTCTTTGTATCTAGCAATTTTCTCAAAGTTTCTTGTAAGAAACCACTCCTATAATTAGTCAATTTACTTGCTCAGCTCAAAAACTTGTGAATGTGCTACAAACGAACAGGTTTTTGCTATTTAATCTTCGTGGGACTGCATCTTTCTTTCCATGTCATTTTAGGGTGTTTCGGTAAGGATATGTTTCTTGGTATTTCTTAGCATATGGTAAGTACATAGCCAGTGATCCTAAAACATAGCAGGGGTAATACACTTGTGAATAAATCAGTAATTCATGGCTCAAGAAGGACAAATAGTACTGGAACCAAAGTTTCTTTCTTCCAATTAGACCTACTTTTCCCCAATTGTTACTGTCTTGTGTCCTGatcataataataatttccctaaCATAATCATATTCATATGCACAGCATATCTATCTCATAATATGCCTAAAACAAGACGGAAGATTACTCACTGCCCACATACCCTGCATTCCCCACCCTAAGAAAAAATACTTAGGGTGAGATAAAGTGTATACCCATACCCATAAACATACGCAAGTTAAAAAATTAACAATATTTTGCACCCATGCATACCATGCACTGCCAGAAGGGAGAGCCTTGTGCACCTCCAGGCCAGTAACACCAATGGGTCTTCGGTCCGGTTGTCGCTGAGATCTGGGAAGCCAGACATATCTATCACATCATTCATTAGTATGAAGTGAGTGAGAAACTTATCATACTGCCTAGATATGAGATCAACAACAGCTCCTGAAACGAATGTGATGTAGCTATCAAAGTGAATCCTCTCCAGTGGGATACTGGGCTTAAGAATCCTTAACATGTCATCGCTCTTGATATCAAAAGCCATTATATAGACCCGAAGATTAGTACTGTTGCGTGTCAGTGCCTTCCAATCCTCATCTTCTGGCATGTTTTCCAAGGACTTGTGCATTACAGAAATATTGTGGACCAGAAGAGACAGTCGATGCAAAGGCACATGGTTACTATCAGCCAGGACTCTTGCCATTTCTGCTGTAAaatcacagaaatccaaggcGAGGGAACGAAGACTGACAAAGCGCTCCAATTCAACTGCAGTGATAAGAGTGGTATTACCAGGGATGTGGTTGTCCAGTAAACTCAGGTGTTCCATTGTGTTGGCAATAGGGTTTGAGAGAGATGACAATGATGTGGGTGTTACGATTTGCAGCATAAACCCACATGACAGCCATTTCAGTTGCCTGCTGTTACCCAATATTTCTTCAAACAGCTGCTGTATTCTGCAAGAAGAAACACAAGCAACAGTCTTAGGCTTCTGCGGAAGAAATGTTTAATTCAGAGTCTAGTTCAGCACACAAGCGCATTGCCTACAAAAGCAGTAGTTTTATACCTCTGAAACATAAACTGTGTGGCACTAGTCAAATACTGTGAGAAAACAATGTAATACAAATGTATCTGAAGCTCTGGATGGAGAAGTGGTCTTGGCTTTGAAGTTCTATTACCTtacttaatttttttgttttgttttaaacaatttCCCCCATTAGAAGCTGTGcatgttcatttgttttgttttggggttttttcatTAGTTTGATAGGGAAGCTATCAATTCCTAGATACACTACAGAGTGCAGCATGCTGGATCCATAGCATTTGTATCTCTTCCACGTATCAGCACTTTTTGCATCTCATTTAAATGATAAAGTGAAAGTTAGAACTGAttcatgcagaaaatcccaggttcgatccccggcatctcctggtagggctggaaaatctcctacctaaaatcctggagagctgctggcagtcagtgtcactaatactgggctaggtggatgaatggtctgatgcagtataaggcagctttttatATTCCTATTTGAGGCTCAATGAGTGAAATGATATTGGAAATATGAAAGCCCTTTCTGTGGTGCTTGTTCTGTGATAACCCTTTTTCATATGCAAGTCATGACTTGACACTATATTTAATCAAAACTGATGAACATATATGCAAATTTGTAttcataatatttttaaaaacaacaacagcttcctaCATGTTTTGAATATGTACAGTGGTGAGATCTTAGAAGATACAATCGATAGTTGCTGCTTACTGGCACTttaaacacccagagagctttggatatagggtggtacagaaatgtaataaataactactAGACAGTACCAACCAACAATGAAATACACTAGCCAACTTAAATATCCAGCAGCCAAGTAGTAAGATATGGTTCTCTGTTAAATaattacttcatttatttatccaaagcatttttatcccactcttcagccacAAAGGCTCCTAGAGTGGCTTGCAAGtaccaatatttttttaaaaaatccccgtGCCTCTAGCCCTCATTCTAAAACACACAATACGGAAAATGAGttgggaaggaggaaggacaacccacccacccccacgatGTTCTATTTATTAGTTACATGATTGCTTGGATTTTTTCAATCTCTGATCCCAATCTAGTCAAAGGTAAATAGTCATGTATACTAACTGGTGACCTCTGATGCATCTCTATTCACATTAAAAATTACATCTAGCCAGTTCATTAGAGACTGAACAAGTATTTTCATGTAGAAGTACATGAATACCATTTAGTCACCCAGCTCTGTCTTGATCTTGCTAGATTGGGGTCACAAGCTCCAAGCAGCTGTTTGACAGGCactttctctctgtcttttgcACTATGCCCTGGATAGCATAAAGTTTACCACTAAGGATTGCTGGATGAACATCTTGCTGCTGCAGGGGATTGGATTAGATCCGCCTTTCCaaaccagtgccctccagatgtgttggactacaattcacatcatcctaaattagcatggccaatgggagttgtataAATCTGGAGGTACCAGGCTGGTgaaggctggattagatggcGTTTAAATCCCTTCCTGCTCTCCTTCTACCATTTCTTCTAGAACATAAATTACCATCCTAGAAAAA
This window encodes:
- the FBXO33 gene encoding F-box only protein 33, encoding MVRLTLPLRLGAVVGSGSSRVPSGPAPPPSALSLMLLFLSQEPEGRPGPGSGLRPPAAGPAMSSVCGGSVGAGSLPSELVVHIFSFLAAPDRLRASAACSHWRECLFYPALWPRLRLSLRVCPAERPRLDFLMRKCGWFVRELRVQFAADNYPSGSGGAGGGAGAGAGGGGGSASGVCEEATAAAAAAAEGEAPLCPRWLELLRTYLELVLCVLSSVRNNRNLQKLSLFGDISILQQHGSISNTYLSKVDPDGKKIKQIQQLFEEILGNSRQLKWLSCGFMLQIVTPTSLSSLSNPIANTMEHLSLLDNHIPGNTTLITAVELERFVSLRSLALDFCDFTAEMARVLADSNHVPLHRLSLLVHNISVMHKSLENMPEDEDWKALTRNSTNLRVYIMAFDIKSDDMLRILKPSIPLERIHFDSYITFVSGAVVDLISRQYDKFLTHFILMNDVIDMSGFPDLSDNRTEDPLVLLAWRCTRLSLLAVHGYTVWAHNLIAIARLRGSDLKVLEVTEESIDFDQGELADQDVDPVHNLIEQVSLGLGRPWHAVMDIELLSVFTEPTRHFYREMQSFSEGI